GTTCATCAACGCGACGGATGACGACGTGCGGAGCCTGAAATTCGAGCCGGGAGCCGTGGTCGTCGAGACCGGCAGGCCGGACGCGTTCTACGCGCGGCTCACCACCATGGCGGCGAGCGGCGAGTTCGGCGCAATCGAGGAAGTCACCTCGCCCGACGACAACCTGCAGGCGGTCTTCCAGTATCTGATCAAGTGATGCCAATGGCCGAGCCCACGAACCGTCCGATTCCAAAGGCGCCGGGATTCCTCGCCTCGTCGCTGCGCGTGTTCGACCTGTCGGTCAGCGAGATGCTGTGGTCGCGGCGGACGATCTTCATGGCGCTGGTCGTCGGCGCGCCGGTGCTGATCTCCCTGGTCCTGCGGCTGCTCGACGCGCTCGGCGCGCCGGTGTTCCGCGTGAACGGGATGATGATGGCGGGTCCGGCGATCTTCGGGCTGATGATCTGGGTCTTCTACCTGCGCTTCACGGTGCCGGTGCTTGGCGTGTTCTACGGCACGTCGCTGATTGCCGACGAGGTCGAAGACAAGACGATCACGTATCTCTTCACCCGTCCGATCCCGAAAGGGGCGGTCCTGGTCGGCAAGTACCTCGCCTATCTCGCCTGCACCTTCTTCGTCGTCCTGCCGTCGGTGGTCATCGTGTATCTGTGCATCGTGCCGATGCGCGGCAGCCTGGGGGCGTCGTTCCTGGACCTGTTGAAGGACCTGACCCTGCTCGCGATCGGCCTGGCCGTCTATGGCGCGGTGTTCGCGTTCATCGGGGCGCGCTTCAAGCGGCCGCTGCTGGTCGGGCTGATCTTCATCTTCGGGTGGGAGCAGGCGGCGCTGGCGTTCCCCGGCTACCTGAAGAAGTTCACCGTCGCGTATTACCTCCAGGCGATGGTTCCCCATGCGATGCCCAACGACAACGTCATCAGCCTGATCCAGGGGATTTTCCGGGAAAGCCCGGGCCTGGTCGAGAGCCTCATCTGGCTGGCGGTGATTCTGGCCGTTTTTCTCTGGGGGGCGGCCGTAAGTGTTGAGCGCAAGGAGTACGTTCTCGAGCAGTGAGCGCCTCCAAACCGTTCGTTTCCGGACACTTGCCTCCCATTAGCGGAACTTTTTACCCGGGGGATCTGTATAATCCACCGAGAGGGCCACGCGAATGACCAAGAAGACGCGCTATTTCATGGGTGGGTCGGCGGCGGTGCTGGTTGCCGGCCTGGGCACGGGCCTGGTCGCCTTCTACGGCGCCGGTTTTCCGTCATTGTCCGCGTCCCGGTCGGGACCGTCTGAATTGAGCTACGTCCCGGCGGAATCGGCCGTGGTCGCCTTTGCCAACGTCCGCGAGGTCATGGACTCTCAGCTCCGCCAGCGCCTGAAGCTCGTGCTCCCGCAGGAGCAGGGGCAGCAGGAGTTCAAGGAGCACACCGGCATCGACATCGAGCGCGACATCGACTACATCGTTGCCGCCGCCACGCGGATTCCCGCGGCCAACGGCAGCGCCGAACCGAGCGGCCTGGTCATCGCCCGCGGTCAGTTCAACACCAAGATGCTCGAGGACCTCGCCGTCCAGCATGGCGGCGTGATCGAGGAATACAAGGGCAAGAAGCTGATCAAGTCGACCGGCGTCCCGCGCGACGCGGAGCTCGACGCCTCTGGCGCCGGCACCGTGGTCCGCCGCCGCCACGAGCCGATCGCGCTCGCGTTCCTCGAGTTCGGCCTGGTCGGCATCGGCAGCGAAGCGGCGATCAAGAGCGCCATCGACGCGCAGCTCACCGCCCACAGCATCACCAGCAACAACGAGATGATGGAGCTCATCGCCGACATCGACATGGGCAACAACGCCTGGGCCGTCGGGCGCTTCGACGCCATCGCCAGCCAGGCCAAGCTGCCGCCCGAGATTGCCAGCAAGCTCCCCGCGATCAAGACGTTCGCCGCCATGACCCACATCGACGGCGGCATCACCGGCACGCTCCGCGCCGAAACCCGCGACAACCAGTCCGCCGACAACCTCCGCCAGGTCGTGCAGGGACTGATGGCGCTCGGCCGGATGACGAACGATCCGAAGGCCACCGCGCTGATGAACTCGCTGCAACTGAGCGGCAGCGGCAAGACCGTGGCGCTCTCGTTCGCCGTGCCGTCCGAAGTGCTCGATATGATTCCGCAGCAGATCAAGAAGGACGGCGGCCACCTCCACGAGCTGCCGAAGCAGCTGCACGAGCGCTGAGCCGCACGGCGTTCATCGTTTCTCTCCTGGGGGGCCGGCGCTCACGCGCCGGCCTTTTTGTTGTACCCTGCATCCGCGGTGGCGGACCTCGTCTTCTTCTACGGCACGCTCATGGCCGGATTCGACCGGCGGCGCCGGGCTGGCATCGACGGCAAACTGAGATACGTCGGCCGCGGCTCCATCCAGGGGGCGCTCTTCGATCTCGGTCTCTACCCGGCGGCCGTGCCGGCTCCCGATGGCCACATCTGGGGCGAGGTCTACGAGATGATGGATCCGCCGGTCGTGCTCGCCGCGCTCGACGACATCGAGGGCTACCGGCACGACGATCCGGACAAGAGCCTGTACATCCGGTCGCAGGCCGAGGTCGCGCTGCCCGACGGCACGCTGGCGCGTGCCTGGGTGTATTTCTACAACGCGCCCCTCGGCCGGGCCGCGCGGATCGCGTCGGGCGACTATCTCGAACACGTGAAAGTGAGATGACGGTGGCAAAGGTGCAGAGGGGGCGGGTGGTGTGCGGCGTGCTCGGCGTGCTGGCGGTGCTCATCCTGCCGCCGGCCGTCCAGGCTCAGGGGCAGTCGTCGATCGATCCGCGGATCCTGAAGCTGATCGACGCCATTTCGGAGGAGCGGCTCCAGCAGTTGCTGCAGAAGCTTTCCAGCTTCAAGACGCGCAACACCTGCTCGGATGCCGCCGCGCCCGATGCGATCGGCGCCGCGCGCCAGTGGATCTTCGACGAGCTGAAGCGCACCAGCCCGAAGCTGCAGGTCAGCTTCGACACCCACCAGGTCGAGAACATCCGCGGCTGTCAGGGGGCGATCGAGCTGCGCAACGTCATGGCGGTGCTGCCGGGCAAGTCACCGCGGCGGATTTACGTCAGCGGTCATTACGACTCCCTCAATCTCGGCGCCGCCGGGCAGCAGAGCAGCAATTCGGGGGCGGGACGGGGCGCCGGCGGGGCGCCGGGTGCGGGAGGCGCGCAGCCGGGCGCACGCGGCGCGGGCGCCACGCCAGGCGCGCAGCCGCCCCGTCCGGTGCGCGACCCCAACATCGTCGCGCCCGGCGCCAATGACGACGGGAGCGGGACGGTGTTGTCGATGGAGCTGGCGCGCGTATTCGCCGAGAGCGGCATCGAGTTCGATGCCACGCTCGTCTTCATGACCGTCGCCGGCGAAGAGCAGGGACTGATCGGGGCCGGCGCGCACGCCAGGAAGGCGAAGGCGGAGAAGACGCCGATCCAGGCCTGGTTCAACAACGACATCGTCGGCGGGTCGCGGGGCGGCGACGGCATCACCGACGGCGCGACGATCCGGCTGTATTCGGAAGGGCCGGAGGACTCTCCGTCCCGCGCGCTGGCGATGTTCGCGGCGCGGATCGGCGCCGCCTACGTGCCGTCGCACCGGGTGCGGCTGATGGCGCGCCGGGATCGCTTCAGCCGCGGCGGCGACCACAGCGCGCTGAACGCGGAAGGATTCGCCGCGATCGGCTTCCGCGAATCGCGCGAGAACTATTCGAAGCAGCACGGCCCGAACGACACGATCGACGGCGTCGATTTCCGCTATCTCGCGCAGAACGCCCGCGTCAACGCCGCCGGCATGGCGGTGCTGGCGCTCGCGCCGCCGCCCCCGGTCGTGACCACCGAGCGCGGCCAGCCGACCATCGATCGCCGCAGCTCCGGATACGACGCTCACCTGCGGTGGCAGGCGTCGCCGGGCGCCGCCGGTTATCGCATCTTCTGGCGCAACGCGTGGGCGCCGGACTGGCAGCACGAGCTCGCCGTCGGCAACGTGACCGAATACACCTTCCCGCACATGAACATCGACGACTGGGTGTTCGGCGTCGCCGCGGTGGATGCGGCGGGGCACGAGAGCTCGGTCAGCGCCTATGTGACGCCGCCGCGGTCCGCCGACGGCGGCGCGTCGGACTGACGCTATTCGGCGATCTGCCCATCGATGATGGCGGGCACGCGCTGCGACAGCTTCAGCGCGGCGACGAAGTGCTCGATCGCCGACTGCACGTAGTCCGAGATCTCGACGAACTCGACCCCGGTGCGGTAGATCACGACACCCCCCTTGAGCTCGCCGATGTGGCAGTGGGCGATGCGTCCCTTCACCACCACCGAGCGGTCTCCCAGCGAGATGCGGAACTCGTGCAGTGAATCCAGCTGCAGCGCGAACGGCGTCTCGATCAGCGCGCCGCCGGCGCTGACGTCGAGGATGGTCATCGGCTGGAAGACCTTGACTTCGCCGTGCAGCGGCGCCGGGACCGGCACCCGCTCGTTGTCGCGCTTGTTCTCGTCCGCCATGGGATGGGGGAGACTAACATAGATCGTCATGCCTACTGCTTCCGCCACCACCTACAACAACTACGTGGACGGCCGCTGGGTGCCGTCGGCGTCGGGCCAGACGTTCGAGAACCGCAACCCCGCCAATACCGACGATCTGATCGGCGTGTTCCAGCAGTCCGCCGCCGCGGACGTCGACGCCGCGGTCGCCGCCGCCGGGAGGGCCTATGAGTCGTGGCGCCTGGTGCCGGCGCCGCTGCGCGCCGAGATCCTGTTCCGCGCCGCGCAGTTGATCGTGGAGCGCAAAGAGACCTACGCCCGCGACATGACCCGCGAGATGGGCAAGGTCCTCAACGAGACGCGCGGCGACGTGCAGGAGGCCATCGACATGACCTTCTACATGGCCGGCGAGGGACGGCGCATGTTCGGGCAGACGGTGCCCTCGGAGCTGCGCAACAAGTTCGCGATGTCGGTGCGGCAGCCGCTCGGCGTCTGCTCGATCATCACCCCGTGGAACTTCCCGATGGCGATCCCGTCGTGGAAGATCATTCCGGCGCTGGTCTGCGGCAACACCGTCGTGTTCAAGCCCTCGTCGAACACGCCGCTGTCGGCGTTGAACTTCGTCAACGTGCTGATCGACGCCGGCGTCCCGCCCGGGGTGGTCAACATGGTCACCGGCGATGCCGACGTCGGCACCGCGATGACCGCCGACGAGCGCGTCCGCGTCGTCTCGTTCACCGGCTCGACGACAGTCGGGCGCCAGGTCAATCTCGCCGCGGCGCCGACCTTCAAGAAGGTCCACCTCGAAATGGGCGGCAAGAACGTCGTCATGATCCTGGACGACGCGAATCTGGAGCTGGCGGTGGACGGCTGCCTGTGGGGCGGCTTTGGCACGACCGGGCAGCGGTGTACCGCGGCGAGCCGGGTGGTCGTGCATGA
This region of Vicinamibacterales bacterium genomic DNA includes:
- a CDS encoding M20/M25/M40 family metallo-hydrolase codes for the protein MAKVQRGRVVCGVLGVLAVLILPPAVQAQGQSSIDPRILKLIDAISEERLQQLLQKLSSFKTRNTCSDAAAPDAIGAARQWIFDELKRTSPKLQVSFDTHQVENIRGCQGAIELRNVMAVLPGKSPRRIYVSGHYDSLNLGAAGQQSSNSGAGRGAGGAPGAGGAQPGARGAGATPGAQPPRPVRDPNIVAPGANDDGSGTVLSMELARVFAESGIEFDATLVFMTVAGEEQGLIGAGAHARKAKAEKTPIQAWFNNDIVGGSRGGDGITDGATIRLYSEGPEDSPSRALAMFAARIGAAYVPSHRVRLMARRDRFSRGGDHSALNAEGFAAIGFRESRENYSKQHGPNDTIDGVDFRYLAQNARVNAAGMAVLALAPPPPVVTTERGQPTIDRRSSGYDAHLRWQASPGAAGYRIFWRNAWAPDWQHELAVGNVTEYTFPHMNIDDWVFGVAAVDAAGHESSVSAYVTPPRSADGGASD
- a CDS encoding aldehyde dehydrogenase family protein yields the protein MPTASATTYNNYVDGRWVPSASGQTFENRNPANTDDLIGVFQQSAAADVDAAVAAAGRAYESWRLVPAPLRAEILFRAAQLIVERKETYARDMTREMGKVLNETRGDVQEAIDMTFYMAGEGRRMFGQTVPSELRNKFAMSVRQPLGVCSIITPWNFPMAIPSWKIIPALVCGNTVVFKPSSNTPLSALNFVNVLIDAGVPPGVVNMVTGDADVGTAMTADERVRVVSFTGSTTVGRQVNLAAAPTFKKVHLEMGGKNVVMILDDANLELAVDGCLWGGFGTTGQRCTAASRVVVHDKVYRKFVDMFVARARALVVGDGLDPKTEVGPSNSEAQLRTVMKYVQIGKDEGATLATGGARLDAGVHAKGFFHEPTVFVDVDPTMRIAREEIFGPVVSVMRCSSLDEAIAIGNGVEYGLSASIYTQDINRAFQAMRDLYTGIFYVNAPTIGAEVHLPFGGTKNTGNGHREAGIAALEVFSEWKSVYIDFSGKLQRAQIDVEQI
- a CDS encoding PilZ domain-containing protein, translating into MTIYVSLPHPMADENKRDNERVPVPAPLHGEVKVFQPMTILDVSAGGALIETPFALQLDSLHEFRISLGDRSVVVKGRIAHCHIGELKGGVVIYRTGVEFVEISDYVQSAIEHFVAALKLSQRVPAIIDGQIAE
- a CDS encoding gamma-glutamylcyclotransferase family protein yields the protein MADLVFFYGTLMAGFDRRRRAGIDGKLRYVGRGSIQGALFDLGLYPAAVPAPDGHIWGEVYEMMDPPVVLAALDDIEGYRHDDPDKSLYIRSQAEVALPDGTLARAWVYFYNAPLGRAARIASGDYLEHVKVR
- a CDS encoding ABC transporter permease, which translates into the protein MAEPTNRPIPKAPGFLASSLRVFDLSVSEMLWSRRTIFMALVVGAPVLISLVLRLLDALGAPVFRVNGMMMAGPAIFGLMIWVFYLRFTVPVLGVFYGTSLIADEVEDKTITYLFTRPIPKGAVLVGKYLAYLACTFFVVLPSVVIVYLCIVPMRGSLGASFLDLLKDLTLLAIGLAVYGAVFAFIGARFKRPLLVGLIFIFGWEQAALAFPGYLKKFTVAYYLQAMVPHAMPNDNVISLIQGIFRESPGLVESLIWLAVILAVFLWGAAVSVERKEYVLEQ